Sequence from the Ancalomicrobiaceae bacterium S20 genome:
ACCGACGCTGGTCTCGAGCACGACGTGATCGCCGACGAGGCTCTGATCCTCGACCACCTCGACCAGTTCGACGTCGGGAAATTCGGCCGTGATCGCCGCGATCCGGCCGCCGACATGCGCGAGCCAGGCCGATGGCACGCGCAGTTCGGCACGGCGCTCGCGCCGCATCTGGTGCAGCGCACCGCGCACCAGCGCCTCGATGCGCTCCTCGGCCGCGAGACCGGCGATCAGCTTGCGCACGGCGTCGGCGGCGACCTTCGACAGGTCCGAGGTCACCGCGTCGAGACCGCGGTCGAGCTCGGCGACCTCCTGGAGCAGGAGCCCCATGACCTGGGTGCGCGCCTCGGCGCTACCCTCGGCGAAACCGCGCTCGCGCTCGGATTTATGGACCGCTTCGGCATCGGCCAGGATCTTCGCGGCTCGCGCTTCGGCCGCGCGCACGATCGCATCGGCCTCTTCGACCGCCGCAAACCGGCTCGCCGGCACGACATGCGTGCCGGAGGCGACCGTGAAGCCGAGCCCGTCTAGGCGATAGATCCCGACCATCGGGGCTCCTTGCGGTTGATCAGTCGCAGTGCCTGCGGAAAGGTCGTGGCGTCGAACGAGATCGCGGCCGTCGGCTGAGGCGGCAGGCGCAGCATCAGGAGCGGCGCCGCGGCGGGCGCCGTATGGGCGACGAAACCGGCGAGCACCGACACGCAGAACGCCCGGATCTCCGCACGATCGGTAATCGTCGCGACGAGATCGCGGCCGGTGGCGGCATCGGTCGCGAGCCGCGTCAGGCC
This genomic interval carries:
- a CDS encoding FliH/SctL family protein, translated to MVGIYRLDGLGFTVASGTHVVPASRFAAVEEADAIVRAAEARAAKILADAEAVHKSERERGFAEGSAEARTQVMGLLLQEVAELDRGLDAVTSDLSKVAADAVRKLIAGLAAEERIEALVRGALHQMRRERRAELRVPSAWLAHVGGRIAAITAEFPDVELVEVVEDQSLVGDHVVLETSVGRVDAHLGDRLAELEAVIRGAHARATADRLDTITAGRGHGGD